ttgaatacgcttccggattttgtgacttttgttggatccCGGCACGCAGGCCCGGGATGACTTTTTGGAGCAATTTTAATTCTTAgctaaaattattatttcattatttaaactaGTTTTCTAtgattgtatttatagtatgaaattgttttggctagattcgagtcgttcagagttggaaaatcgagtgAAAGGCCTTcaaattgattgattgagcgtggtttgaggtaagtgacttgtctaaccttgtgtgggggaaattctccttaggatttggtagtttggtgataatttgtgatatgtgaaggccgtgtacgtaaggtgacgagtgtgtacacgggctaaatattaaAATTTCGGTTTTCGCTAtgtagtttccttttcatgccttaattgagttactttaacatgttatagtcatcatgtttagcctaatttcatatgtctacttgccttatctcctatttgcaacttgtatcacatgtttagttgaattacttgcttttcttgatttccgtattcattacttaactgtgaaaattctttacttgaaatttctaTCCTTGGAATATCATTTATTCAGTTATTGTGTTTTGGCTTTCCTGTTATTGTTGAggtaattgtttggttgtttgcacgaggtttctgtcgtgcggttattattgttgcatgaggtttctgttgtgccgttgtgattattgatacgcatgtggtagtataaggtctgggtattaaaatacatacggtgagataaggtgggcttgatacgcgtggctagtagaggaactactagaagtcatgcagtgtaaTAAGGTGGGGTAAAAGGCGgaatgctattttggaaaaataattttcaaaaaccaaatataaaggctctcggggtgatataaggaaagactgtgatttatttttatgatttgggactacgaagcggtacctcggtagtgcccttgttgatattctttatttgttgtatggtttggttcttgttttccttaacatttaaaatttttgttttcctttcgtgttgtatgAGCTTTCATTGATTCCGTGTTATTATTTCCCGTAATTTCTTTATTATTCACTTCCctgtcattttcattatatcatattatctgtcttgtttcttattatcccCAGTAGGGtcttgacccgacctcgtcactactctaccgaggttaggctcggcacttactgggtatcgctgtggtgtactcatactacgcttttgcacatatTTTGTGCCGATCCAGGTGTATCCTATCGGCCTCAATATTAGTGCGTTGTGTTGCTATTTTGAAGATTTCAAGGTACACATGCCCGCACCCGCAGGGCTCAGAGTCCCCTTTTATCCCATTCTCttcttatttctttatattttgatagacAGTAATGTATAGGATTGTTCGGTACTGTATCTAGAgtttgtgacttatatctcaccaggttttgAGATTGTACATATTGAGTTTTATTAAAATATTGGGATGTTCAAATTTTAATCTCATATTTAATGTTTTCGCAtattgttagacttacctagtgttagagactagatgccgtcacaacatcctacagagggaatttgggatcgtgacatatTTGCTCTAGTTATTGCACAAATTCGAGGGAGAATATAAATTGACATGGAAGagaaaattcgaaattgaggttACAACATATATCTTTGATGTATTGTAGAGGTTTATAAGAGGTTAATACAggagaaaatgaaaagaaaactCTGAAAATTCTAATGCATTCTTGAAGTCCAATATGAGTAAAAATTAAGTAACAAATTACAATATAACTGTAAAAtgtaacaaatattttctttttttatttttcccgtAAAACAATTATAAGCTAATTGATCAAGGCTAAATTTTGGAGATTCTtgctactatatatatatatatatatatatatatatatatagataccaCAAATTAAATCTGAGATAAGTagtcatatgatattcttgagcaTCTTCCCTCATTTCTCATTCCTTAGTATTTCTATTCTTTGAACACTCTCCCGGAATGTTCTGCAAAAACCATTGGTAGTgccaaaattaataaatattagCAATAGCGTCAATGTATTGATAACATAGCATAGAGTGCAAGTTCATACTGCCAAGGTACATCTCCAGCAAGCATCCAGTCTCCATCCTTATCTTGGTACAAGATCATAAAGCGTGTACTATGATTGTCATCAAGATTTAGGtctgtaaagaataataataacaatatgaAACTTATTATCACTTCAATTTTCATTAGTTAAAAAGAATTATTAAAAATCATGTAATTAATTATGGGAGTGAACTTACATTTTGCAAACATTTGAACTAAATCGTGGGCAAGAACTTGATATGAATCATAGAGCCTTAGATTAACCTTCCTTCCAATGGCCACTCCTTCCATCTTCACCTTCACGTACATGGATTTTCTTTCATTTGTAATCCACCAACCTTGATTATAATTCCCATGAAATTGCTTTTGTCTCCATGTGTTAATTGGTGGCCACCCAACTACTTGATTTTCTTCCTCAGAATCCCTGTATTACAATTtatattccaaaaaaaaaaaaaaaatagagataAAACACCATTAGTAAAATTACTTACCAACAGTTGTTATGGTGGAGTAGTAAGTACTCTTTCATCCTTATCAGAGGTCTCGAGTTCGAGTCCCTGGTTATGAAGTTGCCTTTGTTAGGGAGTGTTTTATCCTCCAATGTGGGACTTTCCGGCGCGAATCCGGATTTAGTCAGGCCCCAATGTGGGTACCGAACACCAAATGAGAAACCCGAAAAAAATTTACTCACAAGTATCTTGGCAAAATGGAAAAGGATCAAAATTGTCCTATGCTATCCATTAAGAAAAAAAACTCGCTTTTTGTGTATGATCCTAACGAAGCTCTAACTTGAAGATAAGAGTAACCTAGTCAAAGTTGAGCGGTAAATTTGGATATTTTTCCTTGAAGAACACATGGAGCGTATCCATTTCACACTAAAGCGGTCTGTTACTGACAAGGGCAATTACGAAAAGATTTACTAATTATAATTGTTAAGTTATGAATTTATAAAAAGTGTAATGCAAATTAAAATCGAGCAATTTCAAATAGTGTAACCGTTAAATTGGGCGTTTTCTCTTCACAAAATCATCAACAAGAAGGAAAAGCAATCACACGAAAAAATGGTCCAGCAATATCCATATAACAAAGgaataaaaatgacctaatttATATTATCGTAAAAAATAAGTAGTATATTAGTATAAAATTTATACCGTTCATGTGTGTTATCTCAGATTAACAGGTTGGTTATAAAAATGTAAATTATCTGCTTACTCGTCGCAAGCCTTAAACGGTATCTTCTTTCTTCCATGGCGACCATCAtcattatcttcttcttcttcatttggTTGGCCATTCCATATGAGCAAAGACAAAGTTTTACGTTCAACTCCTTCACTGCCATTTTCAAAGGCCTCTGCAAAACTACGTTTCTGCTTCATCTTTGAGAAGTTATCACCAAAACTATCCCTCCTCCTCATCATGTTCATCTCTTTTGGTTCAAATCTAGCAATGTCATTTTGGTCGAATCCTTTGATATTGGTAGGAAAATTGTTATAAGGAGGAGCAAGACCAAGCTCAAGCTCCATATCATAAAAATATTATAGAGATTATAAAATAAGCTTAAAAGAGAGAAATCATGTAGAGAGCTTTGTTATATTCCATTACTTGGCTAGCTTTACTTTGAAGTTGTACATGTTTATATATATAGTAAACTTAAAGAGAACGAAAATAACAAGGGTAACCAATGTCGGTtgagaaaggaaagaaaaaggaGAATCCATTGAAGTTGGGTCGGGCAAAAGAGTAGCACTGACATAGAAGTttatagcccgccttgtctctCTCTTGTCCCCATACTTACCATACATATTGGTACATCTCCTCTTTAATATCTCTCTCACACACTTCCACTTTAAAACTTTACGTTTGTGTGTGTTAGGTACTAGgaaggtgtatatatatatataatatgagtTGTACTTGCGTGTATTACATTAGTCTTTCATAGTTCATAGCTAAAAAATTTTATTAAaggaatttaaaatataaaaatattaagcGAATTCAGCATATAGTATTAAAAAAAAGGGTAATTAATATACTATACCAAACATTCCATATTCAACATAAGTAATATATATTCAGTAATAAAAAAATTATCTATCTATATAATTGTATAATTTTTTGATAAAGAGGTGTTGATTCACCTCCTACACAAGAGTGGCTCTGCCACTGGTTTTTGCACTTAAGAAGCTCATTCCACTCGCCATAAGCTCAAATTTTTATAGTAGTCAATTAATGAGAAAATTAGTATATGATTATTCGActtgattattgttattagtTCGTTAAACTCTAGTAGAGAGTAATTGTAGATTATAGAACTTCTTAAATTAACAAGCTATATTATTTTGACCAAGTGATCTTTTGGAACAAATTAAAGACAAGTTAACAACATTTCGAGTATTAGCATGATCAGTCAACCAATCCATCAACTAGCTATTATTCATGGATCAAATATATGAATCCTAAATAGCTATTTCGACATGCATTTTGAGCATTACTTGacataataaattttgcatgtatgATGTTCGAAGAGCGAAATAAAGAGGGTTTTTGGCATGTCTTATGCGAAGATGCACATATTTTTACTTCTTTGTGCTCTTTGAATATGTACTACCAACTATTTTTTAAAGAATAATGAGAAGGGGATTTCAATTTCCTAGTTTTCCACGTCTAACAATGTGAACTAATGCGCAGTAAAAATTGATGTCTCATTTTAGAATAGCCAAATAGCTaggaaaaatactttttactataTTCTTGTGGCCATAGATTATATATGGACATTATGATAAAGTGCTTTTCTCCTATAGCTTCTTTTTTACTTCAAAAGATCCAACATTAAGAGAATGAGGAAGTTCCTTAGGTGAAAACTTTTTCTTTCCAATGTCCTACTTTACATTCCCTTCTTTAATAAAACTACTGTACCTATATATGCCGCCAACAAGCAGCCTGTTTACCGAGAAAAAGTAAAAGTTTTTCCCCTTTAATTTGTAATTaatgttaaattgaaaattaaaattaaagTAGATAGATCCTTCTATCTTCCcccctttttcatatttttgaaaatgaCATGTTTACTAATTGAAGCATTAAAGTAAAACACAATTTGTCTACCATGTCAAATGTTTGAATAAATGAGGTGATGGCTTGGTCATGTCCCCTTAAAGTCCTTGTTAAAGTGATTATCTTTGACAAATGTGACAAACACTGGTGGCTTAGTTGTTTAGCTTTGAAAAGGAAAAACTATTCTTATAGCTAATCAATGGTTAAAACATTTTCCTTAAGGGAGAAAAACTCGATCAATATACACCATAATTACAAATTTTATCATTTGACTTGCGTTTGAACATGATCTTCTCTAATTACAATCATTAAGGGGGTCGATTATTAATAGAATtgtattaattaatttttgtttACATGTGCCACGTGTCGGCTATCGACAGATGACATCTAAATAACTTATATGTGATGTAACCAACTGTTTCATCATTTGAATAATCTCAAAACAATGAtgtttaaaagaaaagaaaaatcagtACTAAAAAGATTCTGTTTGTTTTCTTGATTGGTTTCTTAAGGATacaatttgatttttctttcttacgttaatcttgatttttcttgtcGGATTTTAGTTGAACATTTTGTAAATGAATAATGGGAAGTGGTGGGGAATATTGCCTATAGACAAAGCAACCAACAAGGTGATATGGAAGTTTGAGTGTTTGGGAGAGTACTTAGTGTAttaggtaaaatatgttatggcaCGTGGTCATCCAAGAAGGGGCACGTGGAACCTAAGTCAGGAGGACGAAAAATCGGACGCAACTATCCCGTGTGTCACTAGAAAAGATAACATTCATGAAGGCATTAAATACTCTGCGCCCGGTAGTATTCAATGAGGAATATTTCACAACATTAAGAGCAAcggcccgttacagagaatttgacatttatgttcaccaTTAGGTCTTCATCAATGCTCCTCATAAATGACATTAAAGAAGCGCATGACCCTAGTACCTTTTTCGTAGCTATAAATAATAAGCTCAATGATCATTGTAAGGGACATGAAATTTCTGGCAAGAACACATATTATAgtctatacaaagctttatacaattttgcTCTCTTACTTTTTTATCCCAACATTGATGTGTTCAGAAATTGTGTTAACAGAACCAttatctttgctatttcatctataTTCCAAGACTAAGTACTGCATATAtcttcgattattatattatttcaggatcaaattagttcgcttgtctagaaatcacgtataaattcaactgtaccgttttatgaATAaagagtttggcgcccaccgtgggacctAGACAGccgtgtaattaaattgatccttgccttttttactaacatgttttgattactttgtcttagcaaaaaatcaaaaaacaaatGGCAGATAACGCTGTTAAGGCACACGCAACCCTGAAATTCATGGGGaacaacctcatttcgaggattcaattagtgacactcgcaatgaggggaacgaggctacaccGGTACATGACAGGCGGTACCCTCATTACAAAAACAAAATATAATAAGTTACGAACGTCAtcgctaatctgtcgctaaaaCGCTCGTAGCTAGCAGAACTTCTAGATAATCCATTGCTAATCCATCGCTAAATGAGATTAGTGaagaattattttattttgtagtgCCTCGATAGGTTCgggaggcaactcctgatgatgctgatgaggagcataTAGCGGATGCAGtaagggtcctgcaagagcaacatgcaatcaCTTTAGGCAATCTCACGCGGCAGGATTAGGTTATGACGGAACTTAAGCAGGCACTATCGGGTgcctcaaataatgcaaacaggtGAGATCCACTATCGGGTGCCTCATAGAGTTGATAATAACATTCCTAAGGGCGAATTGGCTCCGACAGGGCTTTGGGGAGTAGATCCGACTTCAACAACAAGAACgatccgttcgaggatgaacttttgcggttcatgaaggaagtaaatGCCCGTATGGATCAAATCCCGAGCGCACCACCAGTATTAAAAGGCCCAAATTtgaagaagtatattcaattacCATATAAACTGAGCGTAGTTCCGGAAGTAATTCCGAAGCGATTCAAAATGCCCGAAGTGTCGAAGTATGACGAAACTTCAGATCCACAGGAGcacattaccacctacacaaaAACGGTTaaaggaaatgatttggctcTTCAAGAAATTGAATCTGCgttgctaaagaaattttatGAGACTCTCACGAGTGGAgctttaacgtggtattcattattgcccgagcattccatagattcctttgatatgcacgcggattctttcatcaaggctcatgccggtgccagaaaggtacaagcctgaaaggccgacatattcaggatcttGCAGGGAAAATTCGAGttattacgagagttcgttacccgattccagaagTAAAAGATGTTACTACCGATAGTCTCGGataaatgggcagctgaagcgttCACCAAAGGTTTAAATCCGAGAAGTTCGGATGCTTCCGggaagttgaaggaaagtctGCTTGAGTTTCAAGAGACGACTTGAGCGGATGTCCACAATCGGTACGAGTCAAAATAAGGATCGTAGATGATCAGGTTGGCTTTCTATCGTCGACCAAAGGATGGGAGAAGAAtagagaaaaaatgaaagatgatattGACAAGGATATACGGACTTCAAGGGAGcagtttttgccctacgagcggATAGAAGGTTGTGGCAGGATCTTCCGGACAACAAACAAGTTCACCATTGATAGAAGGACCGATCGTGGCTGGAATAACAGATCGTTGCAGGATAAAGAAATCTCGGGGTCGCGAGATTCTTCTTACCCAAAGTTATCaaagtataacttcaacgtcagtgtgGTGGAGTTGGTATCAGCCATGAGAAATATTAAAGAGGCATGATTCCCGAGACCTATAAGATCTGATCCCATCCAGAGGGATCCCAATCTATGGTATGAATACCATGGCACTAACAGCCACTAGAatggggactgccgacacctccgggaagaagtggcaacactgttaaagaatggtcacctcaaagaattcttaagtgaccgagctaaaaacaattatgatcggaacaggggcTACGCGAAAAGCTCAAAAGCCGGAGAAGAACCCCTacgccaaacgatcaacatgatcttcggagggaatgagattaatTGCATCACCTTTTTGGCAGTGAAGAAGAAaaaagtatcgataactcatagTAAGTGGCTCCGGGAAGACAATATCACATTTATGGATGAAGATGCAGACGGATTATTGCTACTGCACAATGACGCAccggtaatttctttaaatatgctagattttaaaattaaacgtgttttagtggatccaggaagttcggctaatatcatacaatggagagtactagagcaagctaaactcaccggaagcattatcccGGCAACCAAACTCCTCGCTGGGTTTAACCttgcaagcgtgacaacccgggGAGAACTTTTGTTACTCACGAACACTGAAGGAGTAATGaagacaactctcttcgaagtggtagatggagacatggggtataatatcatcttgggaagaccaAGGCTGCACGAGATAAAAGTTGTtccttcaacatatcaccaattgttaaAGTTTCCGACACCCGAGGAAATCAAAcagataaggggtgatcaaccAGTAGTAAGAGAGATGAATGAAATTTTTGTCTCcaatagcaaaggaaaggaacgtgcggcatagcaattactgTAACCGGCATCTGCCCCCGAACCAGAGGAAGTTAGCCTGGGGACAAAAGAGTCAGAACAATACCaagtaccaaggtattttcaagtaccAGAAGAGACAGACACGACGAAGTCCACGGCAGAAGAACtagagcaagttgcattgttcgaagaattcctagaaaggaaatttcATTTGGGAACAGGACTGCACCCGTAGCTCAGGTCTgtttttattgaatttcttaaattaacgctgattgtttttcatggtcgcacgaggatatgacaggaatcccGATGGAGATAGACGTGCaaaagttaagcttggatcccaacatacgtccggtaaggcaaaagaagctCCCTATTGctgaagcaaggaataaattcgtcTAAAAAAAGGTAACCCATTTACTTAAgattggttcaatccgagaggtaagatattctGACACACTAGCCAatatagtagtagttcctaagaaaaataataaatttttcatgtacgtagattataaggatcttaataaggcatgcccgaaagactcattcccattaccaaatattgatcaaatgattgatgccactaccgggcacgagttaatgagttttctcgattcttattctgggtataatcaaatcaagatgaacccagaagaccaggaaaagactttgtttataacgaattttggtacatattcttacaatgtgatgcccttcaggTTAAAAaacgtcggagccacttatcaacggctcgtgaataagatgtttgaaaaataaattggaaagactatggaagtatatatggacgatatgcttgttaagtctttgaatgcaggtgaccacctgaagcatttgcaagaaacattagACATCCTGAGGGAGCATAATATAAAGCTTAACCCCTAGAAGTGTGTTTTCGGGGTCATTTTGGGTAAGTTCCTGAGATGCctagtctcacaaaggggaattgaggtaaatcccaacaaaatcaaggccatagaggagaTCCTGGTTCAATTGTCTAACATAAAGGAA
The DNA window shown above is from Nicotiana tomentosiformis chromosome 8, ASM39032v3, whole genome shotgun sequence and carries:
- the LOC104114887 gene encoding auxin-induced protein 22C-like produces the protein MELELGLAPPYNNFPTNIKGFDQNDIARFEPKEMNMMRRRDSFGDNFSKMKQKRSFAEAFENGSEGVERKTLSLLIWNGQPNEEEEDNDDGRHGRKKIPFKACDEDSEEENQVVGWPPINTWRQKQFHGNYNQGWWITNERKSMYVKVKMEGVAIGRKVNLRLYDSYQVLAHDLVQMFAKYLNLDDNHSTRFMILYQDKDGDWMLAGDVPWQTFRESVQRIEILRNEK
- the LOC138897950 gene encoding uncharacterized protein, with the translated sequence MDEDADGLLLLHNDAPVISLNMLDFKIKRVLVDPGSSANIIQWRVLEQAKLTGSIIPATKLLAGFNLASVTTRGELLLLTNTEGVMKTTLFEVVDGDMGYNIILGRPRLHEIKVVPSTYHQLLKFPTPEEIKQIRGDQPVVREMNEIFVSNSKGKERAA